One window of Camelina sativa cultivar DH55 chromosome 4, Cs, whole genome shotgun sequence genomic DNA carries:
- the LOC104781450 gene encoding uncharacterized protein LOC104781450 produces MDKNKNKKKIVSASSSSSFDHIFGPRVSASSSSSANTGLFKSIFPPPSADQLGRQVDFASQGGHVKYQSPNKRGERSNKKEKKSYHNEETEPPCHLSSSLYYGGQEKYSSTTTTTTQDTYKKDGEEGDSKSASRGNWWEGSLYY; encoded by the exons AtggacaagaacaagaacaagaagaagattgtttccgcttcatcatcttcgtctttcGATCATATATTTGGTCCAAGAGTCtctgcttcgtcttcttcatcggcCAATACTGGATTGTTCAAATCCATCTTCCCACCACCGTCTGCA GATCAGTTGGGGAGGCAAGTGGACTTTGCAAGTCAAGGTGGACATGTGAAGTATCAATCTCCAA ataaaagaggagaaagaagcaacaaaaaggagaaaaagagttACCATAATGAGGAAACAGAACCACCATGCCACTTGAGCTCATCCCTTTACTACGGAGGCCAAGAGAAATATTCCTCTACAACAACGACAACCACCCAAGATACT TACAAGAAAGATGGAGAGGAAGGCGATTCTAAAAGTGCATCAAGAGGAAACTGGTGGGAAG GGTCGCTTTATTACTAG
- the LOC104781448 gene encoding folylpolyglutamate synthase-like isoform X1: MATEDEGELSARYQNTLVMNTQSVLDAVSHLKIIHVAGTKGKGSTCVFAESILRCYGLRTGLFTSPHLIDVRERFRLNGLEISQEKFVDYFWCCFHKLKEKTSNEIPMPTYFCFLALLAFKIFVTEQVDVVILEVGLGGRFDATNVIQKPVVCGISSLGYDHMEILGYTLAEIAAEKAGIFKSGVPAFTVPQPDEAMHVLNEKASKLEVNLQVVEPLDSSQRLGLQGEHQYLNAGLAVALCSTFLKEIGIEEKNGLNQTTGLPEKFVSGLSNAYLIGRAMVVPDSEFPEEIVYYLDGAHSPESMDACAIWFSKQIKQNQERNQKRSEQILLFNCMSVRDPSLLIPRLRSKCIDHGVDFKKAVFVPNVSVYNKVGYSSNDDRRVDSMTWQFGLQRLWDSLAQGKAKSNLESDTKGKEDEVKSFVFSSLPLAVDWLRDNARQSKQVRFQVLVTGSLHLVGDLLRLIRK; the protein is encoded by the exons aTGGCAACTG aagacgaaggtgAATTGTCAGCTCGTTACCAGAACACTTTGGTAATGAACACACAAAGTGTTCTGGACGCAGTCTCACATCTGAAAATCATTCATGTCGCCGGCACTAAAGGAAAG GGATCAACATGCGTATTTGCGGAATCTATTCTACGTTGTTACGGTCTTCGAACTGGTCTCTTCACGTCTCCTCACTTAATCGATGTCAGAGAGAGATTTCGTCTCAACGG CCTTGAGATAAGCCAGGAGAAATTTGTTGACTACTTTTGGTGTTGCTTCCATAAACTAAAG GAGAAAACTAGCAATGAGATTCCAATGCCTACTTACTTCTGCTTCCTTGCATTATTAGCTTTCAAGATTTTCGTAACAGAACAG GTAGATGTTGTTATACTAGAAGTTGGCTTAGGTGGGAGGTTTGATGCAACTAATGTG ATTCAGAAACCTGTCGTCTGTGGTATTTCTTCACTTGGTTATGATCATATGGAGATACTTG GATACACTCTTGCTGAAATTGCTGCAGAGAAAGCTGGTATCTTCAAG AGTGGAGTTCCGGCTTTTACAGTGCCTCAACCTGATGAAGCGATGCATGTACTCAATGAGAAAGCTTCAAAATTGGAG GTAAATCTTCAGGTAGTGGAACCGTTGGATTCGAGCCAGAGACTCGGGCTTCAAGGCGAACATCAATATTTAAACGCTGGTCTTGCGGTTGCGTTGTGTTCTACATTTCTTAAAGAGATTGGTATTGAGgaaaaaaatggtttgaatCAGACA ACCGGTTTACCCGAAAAATTCGTCTCTGGATTGTCGAATGCTTATTTGATTGGACGGGCTATGGTCGTGCCTGATTCAGAATTCCCTGAGGAGATTGTGTATTACCTTGATGGAGCTCACAGTCCTGAAAGCATGGACGCTTGCGCTATATGGTTTTCAAAACAGatcaaacaaaaccaagaaagaaaccaaaaaagatcAGAGCAG ATACTCTTGTTCAATTGTATGTCTGTTCGTGACCCGAGTTTGCTTATTCCGCGATTAAGGAGTAAATGCATTGATCACG GAGTTGATTTCAAGAAAGCCGTATTTGTGCCAAACGTATCAGTGTACAACAAAGTTGGATATTCGTCGAACGATGACAGACGTGTGGATTCAATGACGTGGCAGTTCGGTCTTCAGAGGCTTTGGGACAGTTTGGCTCAAGGTAAAGCAAAATCTAATTTAGAAAGTGATACTAAAGGCAAAGAAGATGAGGTGAAAAGTTTCGTTTTCTCGTCACTTCCTTTGGCCGTTGACTGGCTCCGGGACAATGCTCGCCAAAGTAAACAAGTTCGTTTTCAG gTGTTGGTAACTGGCTCATTACACTTGGTGGGTGATCTCTTGAGATTAATCAGGAAATGA
- the LOC104781448 gene encoding folylpolyglutamate synthase-like isoform X2 yields the protein MATEDEGELSARYQNTLVMNTQSVLDAVSHLKIIHVAGTKGKGSTCVFAESILRCYGLRTGLFTSPHLIDVRERFRLNGLEISQEKFVDYFWCCFHKLKEKTSNEIPMPTYFCFLALLAFKIFVTEQVDVVILEVGLGGRFDATNVIQKPVVCGISSLGYDHMEILGYTLAEIAAEKAGIFKSGVPAFTVPQPDEAMHVLNEKASKLEVVEPLDSSQRLGLQGEHQYLNAGLAVALCSTFLKEIGIEEKNGLNQTTGLPEKFVSGLSNAYLIGRAMVVPDSEFPEEIVYYLDGAHSPESMDACAIWFSKQIKQNQERNQKRSEQILLFNCMSVRDPSLLIPRLRSKCIDHGVDFKKAVFVPNVSVYNKVGYSSNDDRRVDSMTWQFGLQRLWDSLAQGKAKSNLESDTKGKEDEVKSFVFSSLPLAVDWLRDNARQSKQVRFQVLVTGSLHLVGDLLRLIRK from the exons aTGGCAACTG aagacgaaggtgAATTGTCAGCTCGTTACCAGAACACTTTGGTAATGAACACACAAAGTGTTCTGGACGCAGTCTCACATCTGAAAATCATTCATGTCGCCGGCACTAAAGGAAAG GGATCAACATGCGTATTTGCGGAATCTATTCTACGTTGTTACGGTCTTCGAACTGGTCTCTTCACGTCTCCTCACTTAATCGATGTCAGAGAGAGATTTCGTCTCAACGG CCTTGAGATAAGCCAGGAGAAATTTGTTGACTACTTTTGGTGTTGCTTCCATAAACTAAAG GAGAAAACTAGCAATGAGATTCCAATGCCTACTTACTTCTGCTTCCTTGCATTATTAGCTTTCAAGATTTTCGTAACAGAACAG GTAGATGTTGTTATACTAGAAGTTGGCTTAGGTGGGAGGTTTGATGCAACTAATGTG ATTCAGAAACCTGTCGTCTGTGGTATTTCTTCACTTGGTTATGATCATATGGAGATACTTG GATACACTCTTGCTGAAATTGCTGCAGAGAAAGCTGGTATCTTCAAG AGTGGAGTTCCGGCTTTTACAGTGCCTCAACCTGATGAAGCGATGCATGTACTCAATGAGAAAGCTTCAAAATTGGAG GTAGTGGAACCGTTGGATTCGAGCCAGAGACTCGGGCTTCAAGGCGAACATCAATATTTAAACGCTGGTCTTGCGGTTGCGTTGTGTTCTACATTTCTTAAAGAGATTGGTATTGAGgaaaaaaatggtttgaatCAGACA ACCGGTTTACCCGAAAAATTCGTCTCTGGATTGTCGAATGCTTATTTGATTGGACGGGCTATGGTCGTGCCTGATTCAGAATTCCCTGAGGAGATTGTGTATTACCTTGATGGAGCTCACAGTCCTGAAAGCATGGACGCTTGCGCTATATGGTTTTCAAAACAGatcaaacaaaaccaagaaagaaaccaaaaaagatcAGAGCAG ATACTCTTGTTCAATTGTATGTCTGTTCGTGACCCGAGTTTGCTTATTCCGCGATTAAGGAGTAAATGCATTGATCACG GAGTTGATTTCAAGAAAGCCGTATTTGTGCCAAACGTATCAGTGTACAACAAAGTTGGATATTCGTCGAACGATGACAGACGTGTGGATTCAATGACGTGGCAGTTCGGTCTTCAGAGGCTTTGGGACAGTTTGGCTCAAGGTAAAGCAAAATCTAATTTAGAAAGTGATACTAAAGGCAAAGAAGATGAGGTGAAAAGTTTCGTTTTCTCGTCACTTCCTTTGGCCGTTGACTGGCTCCGGGACAATGCTCGCCAAAGTAAACAAGTTCGTTTTCAG gTGTTGGTAACTGGCTCATTACACTTGGTGGGTGATCTCTTGAGATTAATCAGGAAATGA
- the LOC104781447 gene encoding mitochondrial substrate carrier family protein B — protein sequence MVMQTDARVGVSSGHGVASSSHRLTQDQRSHIESASQLLAGGLAGAFSKTCTAPLSRLTILFQVQGMHSEAGALRKASILHEASRILNEEGVKAFWKGNLVTIAHRLPYSSVNFYAYEHYKKFMYMVTGMENHKASISSNLFVHFVAGGLAGITAASATYPLDLVRTRLAAQTKVIYYTGIWHTLRTISTDEGILGLYKGLGTTLVGVGPSIAISFSVYESLRSYWRSTRPHDSPIMVSLACGSLSGIASSTATFPLDLVRRRKQLEGIGGREVVYKTGLLGTLKRIVQTEGARGLYRGILPEYYKVVPGVGICFMTYETLKLYFKDVSSRL from the exons ATGGTGATGCAGACAGACGCTAGGGTTGGTGTGAGCTCAGGGCATGGCGTAGCGTCTTCCTCTCATCGTTTAACGCAGGACCAGAGATCACATATCGAATCGGCGTCACAGCTCTTAGCCGGAGGACTCGCCGGTGCTTTTAGCAAGACTTGTACTGCCCCTCTCTCTCGCCTCACCATTCTCttccag GTGCAAGGTATGCACTCAGAGGCTGGAGCTCTAAGAAAGGCAAGCATATTGCACGAGGCATCACGGATATTGAATGAAGAAGGAGTCAAGGCTTTTTGGAAAGGGAATCTGGTTACAATTGCTCACCGTCTTCCATATTCTTCTGTCAATTTCTACGCATATGAACACTACAAGAAG TTCATGTATATGGTTACTGGGATGGAAAATCACAAGGCGAGTATAAGTTCAAACCTTTTTGTACATTTTGTAGCCGGTGGTTTGGCTGGAATCACAGCTGCTTCTGCCACTTATCCGCTTGATCTTGTTAGGACTCGTCTTGCTGCTCAG ACAAAAGTAATTTACTACACGGGTATCTGGCATACTCTGCGCACTATCAGCACTGATGAAGGTATCTTGGGCCTCTACAAGGGACTCGGAACAACGCTTGTG GGTGTTGGGCCTAGTATTGCCATTAGCTTTTCTGTGTATGAATCACTGAGATCTTATTGGAGGTCAACTAG GCCCCATGATTCACCTATCATGGTCAGTCTGGCTTGTGGAAGTCTTTCAGGAATAGCATCTTCAACAG CTACGTTTCCACTGGATCtggtgagaagaaggaagcagCTAGAAGGAATAGGGGGGCGAGAGGTAGTGTACAAGACAGGTTTGTTAGGGACATTAAAGCGTATTGTTCAGACGGAAGGAGCGAGAGGCTTGTACAGAGGAATTCTTCCAGAGTACTACAAAGTGGTACCTGGTGTTGGGATTTGCTTCATGACCTACGAGACACTAAAGCTTTACTTCAAGGATGTTTCCTCAAGGCTATAA
- the LOC104781448 gene encoding folylpolyglutamate synthase-like isoform X3: MPTYFCFLALLAFKIFVTEQVDVVILEVGLGGRFDATNVIQKPVVCGISSLGYDHMEILGYTLAEIAAEKAGIFKSGVPAFTVPQPDEAMHVLNEKASKLEVNLQVVEPLDSSQRLGLQGEHQYLNAGLAVALCSTFLKEIGIEEKNGLNQTTGLPEKFVSGLSNAYLIGRAMVVPDSEFPEEIVYYLDGAHSPESMDACAIWFSKQIKQNQERNQKRSEQILLFNCMSVRDPSLLIPRLRSKCIDHGVDFKKAVFVPNVSVYNKVGYSSNDDRRVDSMTWQFGLQRLWDSLAQGKAKSNLESDTKGKEDEVKSFVFSSLPLAVDWLRDNARQSKQVRFQVLVTGSLHLVGDLLRLIRK; this comes from the exons ATGCCTACTTACTTCTGCTTCCTTGCATTATTAGCTTTCAAGATTTTCGTAACAGAACAG GTAGATGTTGTTATACTAGAAGTTGGCTTAGGTGGGAGGTTTGATGCAACTAATGTG ATTCAGAAACCTGTCGTCTGTGGTATTTCTTCACTTGGTTATGATCATATGGAGATACTTG GATACACTCTTGCTGAAATTGCTGCAGAGAAAGCTGGTATCTTCAAG AGTGGAGTTCCGGCTTTTACAGTGCCTCAACCTGATGAAGCGATGCATGTACTCAATGAGAAAGCTTCAAAATTGGAG GTAAATCTTCAGGTAGTGGAACCGTTGGATTCGAGCCAGAGACTCGGGCTTCAAGGCGAACATCAATATTTAAACGCTGGTCTTGCGGTTGCGTTGTGTTCTACATTTCTTAAAGAGATTGGTATTGAGgaaaaaaatggtttgaatCAGACA ACCGGTTTACCCGAAAAATTCGTCTCTGGATTGTCGAATGCTTATTTGATTGGACGGGCTATGGTCGTGCCTGATTCAGAATTCCCTGAGGAGATTGTGTATTACCTTGATGGAGCTCACAGTCCTGAAAGCATGGACGCTTGCGCTATATGGTTTTCAAAACAGatcaaacaaaaccaagaaagaaaccaaaaaagatcAGAGCAG ATACTCTTGTTCAATTGTATGTCTGTTCGTGACCCGAGTTTGCTTATTCCGCGATTAAGGAGTAAATGCATTGATCACG GAGTTGATTTCAAGAAAGCCGTATTTGTGCCAAACGTATCAGTGTACAACAAAGTTGGATATTCGTCGAACGATGACAGACGTGTGGATTCAATGACGTGGCAGTTCGGTCTTCAGAGGCTTTGGGACAGTTTGGCTCAAGGTAAAGCAAAATCTAATTTAGAAAGTGATACTAAAGGCAAAGAAGATGAGGTGAAAAGTTTCGTTTTCTCGTCACTTCCTTTGGCCGTTGACTGGCTCCGGGACAATGCTCGCCAAAGTAAACAAGTTCGTTTTCAG gTGTTGGTAACTGGCTCATTACACTTGGTGGGTGATCTCTTGAGATTAATCAGGAAATGA